The region GGATTGAAGTGGATGTACGAGGGCATCGACCCGCCAACCATGTTCCGGTGAACCGATGACCACCTCGCTGACCGAACCTTCGCGCGATACGCCCGTCCTGGGCGAATGGGACGTCGCCGTGCTCGGCGGCGGGCCGGCGGGCATCGCGGCGGCCGTCTCCGCCGCGCGCGCCGGCCGCTCGACGCTGTTGATCGAACGCTATGGATTCCTGGGCGGCATGGGCACGGCGGCGGGCGTCACGAATTTCTGCGGCCTGCATGCCAACGTGCATGGGGACATCCGGCAGGTCGTGCATGGCGTGGCGGACGATCTTCTCGCGCGCATCGACAGGCTGGGCGGCCTCAACACGCCGCACTCGCTTTTCGGCAAGACCGTGGCGCAGGCCTACGACACCGCCGCCTACAAGATCGCCGCGGACGAGCTCATGGCGTCGGCGAAGGTGCAGGTGCTGTTCCACGCACTGGCTGCCGGCGTGCAGATGGATTCCGCACGGCGCGTGCGCGCGCTCTTCATCGAGACGAAGTCGGGGCGGCGCGCCGTGGTCGCGCGCACGTTCATCGACTGCTCGGGCGATGGCGATCTCGCCGCATGGGCCGGGGCCGCGTTCGAGAAGGGTGACGGACACGGGAACATGCTCTACCCCTCGACCATGTTCCGGCTGAACGGCATCGACCCGCAGCGGGCGGGCAAGGCCTGGGAGACGATCCCGAAGCTGATGCAGCAGGCGCAGGAAGAAGGCCGCTACACCTTCCCGCGCAAGACGCCCATCGTGCGGCCGCAAAAGAGCGGCATCGAGTGGCGAGTGAATCTCACGCAGCTCGCCAACGCCGACGGCAACGCCATGGACGGCACGGACGCGGCCGAGCTGAGCGAAGCCGAAGCGCTGGGCCGAAGGCAGATCGCGAGCGTCGCCGGTTTCCTCAAGGAAGTGCCCGGCTTCGAGAATTCCTACATCGTCGATATCGCGCCGCAGGTCGGCATCCGCGAGACGCGCCGCGTGAACGGCCTGTACATGCTCACCGAGCGCGACGTGCTGGACTGCGCGAGCTTCGACGACACGATCGGCGTGAACGGCTGGCCGCTGGAGCTGCACCTGAAGGGCGACGTGGAATTCCGCTGGCCGAAGATCCCGGAGAGCCGCGGCTTCAACCACCTGCCCTACCGGATGACGGTGCCGCCGGAATTCGACAACCTCTGGGTCGCGGGCCGCTGTGCGTCGATGACGCACGAGGCGCAATCCGCCGCGCGCGTCACCGGCGCGTGCTTCGTGATGGGCGAGGCCGCCGGCCTCGCCGCGCACTTGGCACTGGCCTCGGGCACCACGGCGGCCGGCATCGAGATCGCCGCATTGCAAGCGGGCCTGGAGGCGCAAGGCGCCTACCTCGGCCTGCGCTGGTAAAGACACGACAAGGAGCCATCGTGAACGCACCCCACCCGACCGCGCTGGCGCGCCAGCAGTTGTACAGCGACATGTCGCCTTTCCATCTCACGCCCCTGTGGGAGGTGTTGCACGCGCTCGTGCCGAAGCAGCCTGCCACACCCTGCGTGCCCGCGCTGTGGAAGTACGAAGAGGTGCGGCCCTTCCTCAAGCGTGCGGGCGAAGCCATCACCGCCGAAGAGGCGGTGCGCCGCGTGCTCGTGCTGGAGAACCCGGCGCTGCGCGGCCAGTCCGCGATCACGCAGTCGCTCTATGCCGGGCTGCAGCTGATCCTGCCGGGCGAAGTCGCGCCCAGCCATCGCCACACGCAAAGCGCGCTGCGATTCATCGTGGAAGGCCAGGGCGCCTACACCGCCGTCGACGGCGAGCGCACGACGATGCGCCCCGGCGACTTCATCATCACGCCGAGCTGGACCTGGCACGACCACGGCAACGACGCCTCCGGAGAAGCCGTGGTCTGGCTCGACGGCCTGGACATCCCGACGATCCGTTTCTTCGATGCGGGTTTCGCCGAGAACGACCAGAGCCGCTCGCAGGTCGTGAAACGACCCGAAGGGATCAGCCTCGCCCGCTACGGCCACAACATGGCGCCGGTTCGGCACGACGCGCCCTTCGGCGCGACCTCGCCGATCTTCAGCTATCCCTACGCGCGCAGCCTGGAAGCGCTCGAGCGGCTGGAGCGCGACGCGCCCATCGACGAGTGGGACGGCGTGAAGCTGCGCTACCTCAACCCGCTCACCGGCGGCTCGCCGATGCCCACCATGGCGACTTTCATGCAGAAAATCCCTGCCGGGTTTTCCGGGCGTCCGTGGCGGCAGACGGATGGTGCGGTGTACAGCGTGGTCGAAGGCCATGGCAAGGTGCACATCGACGGCGCGGGCGGTTCGCACACGTTTTCCTTCGGCCCGCGCGATCACTTCGTCGTGCCGTCGTGGCACACTGCGCGTTTCACGTCGGACGCGGGCTGCGTGTTGTTCAGTTTTTCCGACCGGCCGGTGCACCAGGCACTGGGTATCCACAGAGAAGAAAGGTTGTCATGAGCTACGTTTTCACCCCTCCCGCCGTCGCCTCCGTCCCCGTGGTCGGCCGCGCCGAGCGCTTCCCCGTGCACCGCGTCTACTGCGTGGGCCGCAACTACGTGGAGCACGCCAAGGAGATGGGTTTCACCGGCCGCGAGGCACCCTTCTTCTTCCTGAAGCCCGCCGATGCCGTCGTGCCCGTGCCCGCGGGCGAGACGGGCACCATCGCCTACCCGAGCCTCACGAAGGACCTGCACCACGAGATCGAACTGGTTGTCGCAATCGGTGTGGGCGGCAAGAACATCAAGGCGGCGGATGCGCAAAAGCACATCTGGGGCTATGCCGTGGGCCTGGACATGACGCGCCGCGACCTGCAGGGCGAGATGAAGAAGCAGGGGCGCCCCTGGTGCATCGGCAAGGCCTTCGAGCAGTCCGCGCCCATCGGCCCGATCACGCCCGCCGCGCAAGCCGGCGACGTGGCCCACGCGGAGATCTTCCTGCAGGTCAACGGCAAGGACCGCCAGCGCAGCACGGTGGGCAAGCTGATCTGGAACATCGGCGAGATCATCGAACACGTGTCGAGCGCCTGGGAGCTCGCGCCGGGCGACCTGATTTACACCGGCACGCCCGAAGGCGTGGCGGCCGTGGTCGCGGGCGACACGCTGTCGGGCGGGGTCGCGGGCCTCCAATCGCTCACGGTGAAGATCGCTTAAGCCTTGAAGACGCTGGAAATCCTGGCACGGCTGTGCGCCGTGCTCGCGGGCGTGCTGCTCACCGTGATCACGCTCATGACCTGCGTGAGCCTGATCGGGCGCAACACGATCGGCACCACGCTGGTGGGCGATTTCGAGCTGACGGGCGTCGCCACCGGCGCGGCCATCGCCCTGTTCATGCCCTGGTGCCAGTGCAGGCGCGGCAACATCATCGTGGACTTCTTCACCGCCCGGGCCAGCGGGCGCACGAACGCGCTCCTGGACCGCTTCGGCGCGTTCCTGCTGGCCCTGTGCTTCGCGCTGCTCGCATGGCGCACGACGCTGGGCGGGCTGAACTCCTTCAACTCGCATTCGGAAACGCAGATTCTCGGATTTCCGGAGTGGACGGTGTACGCGGCGATGGTCCCGGCCTTCGTGCTCACGTCCGTCATTGCGCTCTACCAGACGGCTTTCGGCTTCGCCGACGCCCCCGAAGCCCACGTATGAGGCCCCCACGCATGTCACTTCGTGTACTGCGCTGCCCCCCGAGAGGGCTGTCGCTCCTGGGGGCGGCCCGCCGGAGCGACGCATGAGCGCCCTCACCCTCACGCTCGTCATCTTCGGGATCATGCTGGTGCTGATGGCGATCCGCACGCCGATCTCGGTGGCGATGTTCGCCGCCGGCGCGATCGGCTACGTTATGCAGACAGGCTGGTCGCCCTTTGCCAACTTCCTCAACAACCAGGCCTTCGCGCGGTTCGCGAGCTACGACCTGTCGGTGATCCCGCTCTTCATCCTCATGGGGCACTTCGCGACACAGGGCGGCATCAGCAAGGCGCTCTTCAAGTTCGCCGCGGCCGCGATGGGACGCTTCAAGGGCGGCCTCGCGATGGCCGCGGTGCTCGCGTGCGCGGCTTTCGGCGCGATCTGCGGATCGTCCGTGGCGACGGCGGCGACCATCACCTCGGTCGCGCTCCCCGAGATGAAGCGCCACGGCTATTCCGGGCGGCTCGCCACGGGAACGCTCGCCGCGGCCGGCACGCTGGGCATCCTGATCCCGCCGTCGGTGCCGCTCGTGATCTACGCGATCCTCACCGAGCAGAACATCGCCAAGCTGTTCGCCGCCGCGATGATCCCCGGCATCATCGCGATGCTCGGCTACATGGCGGCCATCGCGATCTACGTCCGGGTCGTCCCGGGCCATGCCCCGGACGTGGATACGGAAACATCGCAACTCACGCTCGAAGCGCTGCTCGGCGTGCTGCCGATCGCGATCATCTTCCTCGTGGTGTTCGGCGGGATCTACGGGGGGCTGTTCACCCCGACCGAAGGCGCCGGCGTCGGCGCGGCCTCGACCTTCGTCGCGGCGCTCATCAAGCGCGAGATCACCTGGGAAAAGTTCAAGCAGAGCTTCTATTCCACCGCCGAGAGCTCGGCGATGATCTTCCTCATCTTCATCGGCGCCGACCTCATGAATTCCGCGCTGGCTCTCACGCAGGTGCCCAACCAGCTCGCGGCGCTGGTGGGCGGCTGGGGACTGTCGCCGCTCATGGTCGTGGCCGCGATCCTGCTGTTCTACGTGGTGCTGGGCGCCGTGATGGACGAGCTCAGCATGATCTTGCTCACGATCCCGATCTTCTTTCCCATGGTCATGGGGCTGGATTTCGGGATGCCGAAGGAATCAGTCGCGATCTGGTTCGGCATCATGGTGCTGATGGTGGTGGAGTTCGGCCTGCTGGCGCCGCCGGTGGGACTGAACGTCTACGTCGTCAACGGCATGGCGAAGGACGTCCCCATCGCCGAGAGCTACCGCGGCGTGATGCCGTTTCTCATCAGCGATACGCTGCGCACCCTCCTCCTGCTCTTCTTCCCGGGCATTTCGCTCTGGCTGGTGAAGTACGTCAGTTGAGGGAAAGCCCCGAAGGCGCGCGGCCCCCGCTGCGTTAAGTTAGCCCCTTGTCCCTGGAGACCCCCATGATCCAACGTCGCACCCTGCTCCAATCGTCCGCGGCCGTCGCGCTCGGCGCCCCCGCGCTCGCCGGTTTCGCACAGCAGTCGGTCACCCTCAAGTTCCACACCTTCATGGCGCCCCAGTCCAATGTGTGGCTGACGATGCACAAGCCCTGGATGGAGAAGGTCGAGAAGGAATCGGGGGGCCGCATCAAGTTCGAAGGCTATCCGGCCATGCAGCTCGGCGGAACGCCGGTGCAGCTGTACGACCAGGCCAAGGACGGCGTCGTCGACATCGTCTGGACGCTGCCCGGCAACACCGCCGGCCGCTTCCCGCGCATCGAGGTGTTCGAGCTGCCCTTCGTCATGTCCAACGCCGAGGCGACCTCCAAGGCCTACTGGGAGTACTTCCAGACCCAGACGCCGGACGAGTTCAAGGACACGCAGGTGCTGGCGCTCCACGTGCACGGCCCGGGCGTGATCCACACGGCGGACAAGCCGGTGCACACGGTCGCGGACATGCGCGGCCTCAAGGTGCGCGCGCCGACGCGCCAGGTCACGAAACTCGTCGGATCGCTCGGTGCGACGCCGGTGGGCATGCCCTTGCCCG is a window of Caenimonas aquaedulcis DNA encoding:
- a CDS encoding FAD-dependent oxidoreductase translates to MTTSLTEPSRDTPVLGEWDVAVLGGGPAGIAAAVSAARAGRSTLLIERYGFLGGMGTAAGVTNFCGLHANVHGDIRQVVHGVADDLLARIDRLGGLNTPHSLFGKTVAQAYDTAAYKIAADELMASAKVQVLFHALAAGVQMDSARRVRALFIETKSGRRAVVARTFIDCSGDGDLAAWAGAAFEKGDGHGNMLYPSTMFRLNGIDPQRAGKAWETIPKLMQQAQEEGRYTFPRKTPIVRPQKSGIEWRVNLTQLANADGNAMDGTDAAELSEAEALGRRQIASVAGFLKEVPGFENSYIVDIAPQVGIRETRRVNGLYMLTERDVLDCASFDDTIGVNGWPLELHLKGDVEFRWPKIPESRGFNHLPYRMTVPPEFDNLWVAGRCASMTHEAQSAARVTGACFVMGEAAGLAAHLALASGTTAAGIEIAALQAGLEAQGAYLGLRW
- the gtdA gene encoding gentisate 1,2-dioxygenase, encoding MNAPHPTALARQQLYSDMSPFHLTPLWEVLHALVPKQPATPCVPALWKYEEVRPFLKRAGEAITAEEAVRRVLVLENPALRGQSAITQSLYAGLQLILPGEVAPSHRHTQSALRFIVEGQGAYTAVDGERTTMRPGDFIITPSWTWHDHGNDASGEAVVWLDGLDIPTIRFFDAGFAENDQSRSQVVKRPEGISLARYGHNMAPVRHDAPFGATSPIFSYPYARSLEALERLERDAPIDEWDGVKLRYLNPLTGGSPMPTMATFMQKIPAGFSGRPWRQTDGAVYSVVEGHGKVHIDGAGGSHTFSFGPRDHFVVPSWHTARFTSDAGCVLFSFSDRPVHQALGIHREERLS
- a CDS encoding fumarylacetoacetate hydrolase family protein, with amino-acid sequence MSYVFTPPAVASVPVVGRAERFPVHRVYCVGRNYVEHAKEMGFTGREAPFFFLKPADAVVPVPAGETGTIAYPSLTKDLHHEIELVVAIGVGGKNIKAADAQKHIWGYAVGLDMTRRDLQGEMKKQGRPWCIGKAFEQSAPIGPITPAAQAGDVAHAEIFLQVNGKDRQRSTVGKLIWNIGEIIEHVSSAWELAPGDLIYTGTPEGVAAVVAGDTLSGGVAGLQSLTVKIA
- a CDS encoding TRAP transporter small permease; amino-acid sequence: MKTLEILARLCAVLAGVLLTVITLMTCVSLIGRNTIGTTLVGDFELTGVATGAAIALFMPWCQCRRGNIIVDFFTARASGRTNALLDRFGAFLLALCFALLAWRTTLGGLNSFNSHSETQILGFPEWTVYAAMVPAFVLTSVIALYQTAFGFADAPEAHV
- a CDS encoding TRAP transporter large permease encodes the protein MSALTLTLVIFGIMLVLMAIRTPISVAMFAAGAIGYVMQTGWSPFANFLNNQAFARFASYDLSVIPLFILMGHFATQGGISKALFKFAAAAMGRFKGGLAMAAVLACAAFGAICGSSVATAATITSVALPEMKRHGYSGRLATGTLAAAGTLGILIPPSVPLVIYAILTEQNIAKLFAAAMIPGIIAMLGYMAAIAIYVRVVPGHAPDVDTETSQLTLEALLGVLPIAIIFLVVFGGIYGGLFTPTEGAGVGAASTFVAALIKREITWEKFKQSFYSTAESSAMIFLIFIGADLMNSALALTQVPNQLAALVGGWGLSPLMVVAAILLFYVVLGAVMDELSMILLTIPIFFPMVMGLDFGMPKESVAIWFGIMVLMVVEFGLLAPPVGLNVYVVNGMAKDVPIAESYRGVMPFLISDTLRTLLLLFFPGISLWLVKYVS
- a CDS encoding TRAP transporter substrate-binding protein; amino-acid sequence: MIQRRTLLQSSAAVALGAPALAGFAQQSVTLKFHTFMAPQSNVWLTMHKPWMEKVEKESGGRIKFEGYPAMQLGGTPVQLYDQAKDGVVDIVWTLPGNTAGRFPRIEVFELPFVMSNAEATSKAYWEYFQTQTPDEFKDTQVLALHVHGPGVIHTADKPVHTVADMRGLKVRAPTRQVTKLVGSLGATPVGMPLPGIPDALSKGTITGCVIPWEVVPSVKVNELTKFHAEFDPAGGCLYTTTFVMAMNKAKYNSLPPDLKKVIDNNSGMATSAWLGKVQQGNDPIGRKSASDRGNTIFTVSAADAQEFRRKSRAIEVEWVEDMNKRGADGRKLLDTARALIEKHTKTTKT